The sequence below is a genomic window from Colletotrichum destructivum chromosome 4, complete sequence.
TGGAGGATGCCAAGATGGGCCAAGCGGGTCGCCATGTCTTCGatcccgccgtcgtcgcgggACTCCCGGTTGTTGTCTGGAACAGAGCTCTCACGATCCGGGCTGCCACTCCATGACCGGCCGGAGCCGTGAGCGCGGCCGCCGGTAGCGACAGTGAAGAGACCAACTCCGGTCAAACCACGGTACTCTCGGACTCGCTTCTGGAGTTCCATGAGAAGCCTGTGGTGGAAGTGCTGCTCGACCTCCTGGAATAGAGGGCTGTTGATGTCGCATACGTGGGAGGCAAGCTTGGATTCGAAGACCGACAGCATATCGGCTGGGGCGTTGGTGAAGCGAAAGATCTGAAGCGCCATCGAAGGGGCGATGGATCCCCAGCGGGACTCGTGcctgcgcggcggcggtgaggtgTGGAGGAGCGCGACGAGGGAGCTGTAGAGATCTCGGGCCTTGGTCAGGGACTCCATGGGATCAGAACCCTGCTGGGGAGGGAAAATAAGCGATGACCGCGGAGATGAGGTGGCAGAGTCGCCGGAGCTAAAGGCCAGACTCGAGGGGCGAGAAGGGGGCGTGTTGAAGTTGAAATCGGGTGTCATGGATATAGGACGGCTGCGGGGTTCATCGTCGAACTGAGGAAAGGAACTGGCGAAGAGCGGAGCATTGAACCGACCAACTCTCTCCAGGTCGTCGTACATGCGCATGCAGACTTCAAGATTGATGGCGTCTTGCATGTCGGCGCGGAGTTTGATGAACCTCTCCTCATCAAAGATGAATGTGTTGGGCAGTGCCTTTTCCGAGACCGACGGCAGGATCAAACGGGAGATGGCCTCGAAGAAGACCGACATGTCGCCGAAAGAGTGGGCGGCAACCGGCGACACAGAACCGGCATATCGCTGCTCAGCATCCCTATACCAAGCATTGGCCTGGGTGATGTCCAGCTTGTTGCCGTGGATCTTCTTCTCAAAGAACTTCCGCTCGAAGGGAATGGTTCCCTCGATGAGGATGGGCCGTAGACAGCGAATCTGGTGGTTCGCAACGTCGAGCTTCATGGCCTCCAACACACTAAGCAAGCTCTTCAtgcccttgacgagctcgtccaCGTTGTTGGTCCTGTTGCCGTTGCTCAGCTGGGAGTACATCTGGTCCACCCACTCGTCGCGCATCGGAGCGCAATGTGACTTGAGCACCTTAGAAAGCCACAGGGCTAGCTTCTCCAAGTCGGCAATGCCTCTGTAGAACTGCTGCATCAGCAAGTCGACGTTGAGTCCCTCGTCCAGGTAGACTCTGTCCCTTTGGGGCACGAGAGTCTGTATGATTTCTTTAACCGCCTTCAACAGGGAAGGAAGACACCAATCGTCCTCCTGACTGTGTGCAGCGACGAAAACCGCCGGTTCCCTCACAAACTGAGCGAGCTGCTCCTGCAAAGTGTTCCAGAACAGATCGGCCTTGTGTTGTTTCCGCTTGCCCTTGTCGCCATCCAGATTAGGCCGGAAGTGCAGTTCGGGGTCAAAGTTGATATCGTGGCGTAACTTGGGGTTGTGCATTATTTTACACACGTCGAGCTCGCTCAAGGTCACCTTGGTCACTGGAGGCTCGATGGGGCGAGAGATCCGGGGAGCAGGTGCCTTGACCTCAGGCACAGTTCCAAAGTAGCTGTCTGATGGGGCGCTCGGGGTAGAAATAGTCGAGCTGTTGGAtgacgccctcgccatcaTGGGCGCTGTGGGCGGTGTTGACGTGTTGGAAGGCGGGTTGAAGCCTCTGGGGGAGTCTTGTGACGATTGCTGGAACTGAGTCTTTGTCTCCTCTTGCTGCGTCTGCTTGCCTGTCTGGGGCTCGGTCTCCTGGATGGGTTCGTTGTCGGCGCTGGCCCGGGTTGATGTCGATAAATGCCGACGGTTGCTCTCTATGCCGCCACCAGCACCCTGTTCGCCCGCCATCGTGATCAAATTCAAGTTATTGGTTTGGGTAGGTGAAGATTCCTGCTCGAATGCCTCCCGGGTCGTCGAATTCTACGAGTCGCTCTAGAAGGATCTTGATATTGTCCGAAACTGGGTTCGAATCCAAAGGTTACACACTCGAGATCGGCGTTGAGACAAAATGTAAGGCCTGTGAAGTCAGAAAAGAGTGGTGTAGGCGTGGCTAGTGTTCTCCGAGAGAGCAAGTTAGCAAGAGTATATCTAGCCGGCAAGCGGCAAACAGGCTTCGGCGATTTCGTGAGACGATGAGGGTCTCGTGAGCAACACACGGGCGGGCGTATGCAGGTGCTGGCTTCCGAATTCCTGTGTGATGGACGCGGAGTGTGTTGAAGGGATGGGGGGCGGAGACTACGAGTCTGCGGCGGTCCGGGGATGGGTAAGCCCAAGTAGGCTTATGGCGACTTACAGAAAGGAAAGGTTGACTTGGGGTGGCGCGGAACGCAGCAGGTGAATGCAAGTGGTCGAGGACAAGCGTCACCGTTCTCAGTGCGGCCGAGGGATGTTTGCA
It includes:
- a CDS encoding Putative T-complex 11 protein, producing the protein MAGEQGAGGGIESNRRHLSTSTRASADNEPIQETEPQTGKQTQQEETKTQFQQSSQDSPRGFNPPSNTSTPPTAPMMARASSNSSTISTPSAPSDSYFGTVPEVKAPAPRISRPIEPPVTKVTLSELDVCKIMHNPKLRHDINFDPELHFRPNLDGDKGKRKQHKADLFWNTLQEQLAQFVREPAVFVAAHSQEDDWCLPSLLKAVKEIIQTLVPQRDRVYLDEGLNVDLLMQQFYRGIADLEKLALWLSKVLKSHCAPMRDEWVDQMYSQLSNGNRTNNVDELVKGMKSLLSVLEAMKLDVANHQIRCLRPILIEGTIPFERKFFEKKIHGNKLDITQANAWYRDAEQRYAGSVSPVAAHSFGDMSVFFEAISRLILPSVSEKALPNTFIFDEERFIKLRADMQDAINLEVCMRMYDDLERVGRFNAPLFASSFPQFDDEPRSRPISMTPDFNFNTPPSRPSSLAFSSGDSATSSPRSSLIFPPQQGSDPMESLTKARDLYSSLVALLHTSPPPRRHESRWGSIAPSMALQIFRFTNAPADMLSVFESKLASHVCDINSPLFQEVEQHFHHRLLMELQKRVREYRGLTGVGLFTVATGGRAHGSGRSWSGSPDRESSVPDNNRESRDDGGIEDMATRLAHLGILHWRVFAGLAYTEDEQADTLMEMNQF